Proteins found in one Bacteroidales bacterium genomic segment:
- a CDS encoding L-serine ammonia-lyase: protein MDSITKIFKIGYGPSSSHTMGPRKAACQFKEKFPSAEEYRVTLFGSLAATGKGHLTDVALIDEFKPKKVDIIWKPEIVKPFHPNAILFEALDRECKLMGDWTAYSVGGGEIADPEMPRSVENDIYPHTKMIDILNWCQENGKQFWEYVEDHENEDLWPYLAEVWKVMQKSIKRGLENEGVLPGSIKLSRKASSYLIKANAFKGSLKRRGLVFAYALAVAEENASGGKVVTAPTCGSSGVIPGVLFALQESLKFSDQKILRALATAGLIGNLVKTNASISGAEVGCQGEIGTACAMAAAAAAQLFGGSVAQVEYAAEMGMEHHLGLTCDPIAGLVQIPCIERNAFAGSRALDATIFAVMSDGKHRVSFDKVIVTMRRTGKDLPSLYRETSEGGLAVDHLG, encoded by the coding sequence ATGGATTCGATCACAAAGATTTTCAAGATCGGATACGGCCCATCGAGCAGTCACACTATGGGACCACGCAAAGCCGCCTGTCAGTTTAAAGAAAAATTTCCTTCTGCTGAAGAATACCGTGTGACGCTATTTGGCAGCCTTGCCGCTACCGGAAAAGGTCACCTGACTGACGTTGCCCTCATTGATGAGTTTAAGCCGAAAAAAGTCGACATCATCTGGAAACCGGAAATTGTAAAACCCTTTCATCCCAATGCAATTTTATTCGAAGCCCTCGATAGAGAGTGTAAACTGATGGGGGACTGGACTGCATATAGCGTTGGTGGCGGTGAAATTGCCGATCCTGAAATGCCCCGTTCTGTCGAAAATGACATTTACCCGCACACCAAAATGATTGATATCCTGAACTGGTGTCAGGAAAATGGCAAGCAGTTCTGGGAATATGTTGAAGATCATGAAAATGAGGATCTTTGGCCTTACCTCGCCGAAGTTTGGAAAGTGATGCAGAAGTCAATTAAAAGAGGGTTGGAAAATGAAGGTGTGCTGCCCGGCTCAATCAAACTTTCGCGCAAGGCATCCTCATACCTGATCAAAGCCAATGCGTTCAAAGGATCACTGAAGCGTCGCGGGTTGGTCTTTGCTTACGCCCTGGCTGTAGCCGAGGAAAATGCGAGCGGTGGAAAAGTAGTGACAGCTCCTACCTGCGGCTCGTCAGGTGTGATTCCGGGCGTTTTGTTTGCTTTGCAGGAGTCACTTAAATTTTCCGATCAGAAAATATTGCGCGCCCTTGCAACCGCAGGATTGATAGGGAACCTGGTAAAAACCAACGCTTCCATCTCAGGCGCCGAGGTGGGTTGCCAGGGCGAAATCGGGACGGCTTGCGCTATGGCTGCTGCCGCCGCTGCCCAGCTTTTTGGCGGTTCAGTAGCACAGGTGGAGTACGCAGCCGAAATGGGAATGGAACATCACCTCGGTTTGACCTGCGACCCAATCGCCGGGCTTGTTCAGATTCCATGCATCGAACGCAATGCCTTTGCAGGCTCAAGAGCATTGGATGCCACCATTTTTGCTGTGATGTCGGATGGAAAACACAGGGTGTCTTTCGATAAAGTGATCGTTACCATGCGCAGAACCGGAAAAGACCTTCCCAGTCTTTACCGCGAAACCTCCGAAGGCGGACTGGCAGTTGATCATCTGGGGTGA